One Pseudomonadota bacterium DNA window includes the following coding sequences:
- a CDS encoding type II toxin-antitoxin system PemK/MazF family toxin, translating to MVIKHGEIWWAKLPEPVGSVPGYKRPLLIVQANEFNKSRISTIIAVALTTNLRLAEAPGNILLSSKQSKLPRKSVVNISQIITIDKSFLTERVHTLSSAIMATIEDGMRLVLKL from the coding sequence ATGGTAATAAAACATGGTGAAATATGGTGGGCCAAGCTACCGGAGCCTGTCGGGTCTGTGCCTGGCTACAAAAGGCCATTACTCATCGTCCAGGCAAACGAGTTCAATAAAAGTAGAATCAGCACTATCATCGCGGTTGCCCTAACCACAAATTTACGTTTAGCTGAAGCTCCTGGTAATATTTTACTTTCCAGCAAACAATCAAAGTTACCCAGGAAAAGCGTCGTCAATATTTCACAAATCATCACTATCGACAAATCTTTCTTAACCGAGAGAGTCCACACACTTTCCAGCGCCATAATGGCAACTATTGAGGACGGAATGAGATTAGTGCTGAAATTATAG